The Silene latifolia isolate original U9 population chromosome Y, ASM4854445v1, whole genome shotgun sequence sequence TTCTAAATTGTTGAACTATATAAGGAGACAAAGtgtgttgtaatctttcttttgtgagagagtgtttttggggttgtactcgagtcgcacgatcggggttgattgtgggggttttctttgtaatcgagtttggttataaaggaaataataataagagagagggtggacgtagacctttagagagtaggtcgaaccacgttaaaaatcgtgtgtctcttgctttcttttatttcgtttacctttgattttatttgtttttcctttttgatTCACGTATTTACTCAAACGTACAATACAGCACAACTCTGATTGTTTTGAAAAGTCACCGAGACTGTTCAATTAGCCTGTGTATTGTTTCAGAAGGAAATTCGTGAACGACCTTTTGCTTTAATTTCGCTTTAATTTttaaaagggtacttaattcaccccgtcctcctcttaagtaccggatcgataaactcaacaGACGAGTTAAATGAATTTTGTTTTTCTTAGGTGGTGTTGATAGTATTATTGCATGGTATGGTATATGTATATTAATTATCCCGTTTTATTAGTTTATTATACACATGAATTCTCTTTAAAACGGTAACCTACCAGATTTTATCATCTAAGGATTTCGTAGGCATTAATTTAGTTTGGCGATAAATTTGAGAAATAGGGGAAGTTTAATTTTTTTGAGTAGTTTTTAAGCATGTCATATATATTTGTGGTATGGACAAAAAGGCCAAAGCATAATTAAAATCGATTATAacaagtggcccgtgcatcgTACGGGCATTAGATCTAGTATATATTATTAAAGGATGCTTTTTTctagcgattacagagagtccaaatTTTATAAAGTTGTATGAGTATTAAAAAACACATAATGATAAAAACAATATGATGATAATGCTAAAGATAAAATTACGTAAATATGTGATTTATGACACCAAAGTAAACTTATACGGAGTATTTTAGTTAGCATAGAAGACAACTTCGAACGTACCACAAAAGAAAACAATGCTTATCAATAACAGAAAAGaagtattattatattattaattattaattattaactagttttaaacccgtgcaaaaaatccACAGGTCGTAACTGCAGGCGCTATCATTGGATACGGGAGCATATAAATGAATGTGATTAAATGTGCAATGCGGTGAAAATGTAAATAGTCCATAATTTGATATTCGACTTAATATAATTGAAGTTACTAATTACTAccaaacggaaaaaaaaaatatgcTACAAATGTTATAGTACTAATGAAACTTTACAAATATTCAAAAATTTCTGTGTAAACTACATTGGTTGTCGTATTAGATGTACGCTTGTTATTATCGCAAATCAAAAGCTTCAGGCCTTGTTTGCTTATAACCCTGGATATCGCAACATAAAGTTGTCCATGGCTGAAGACCGGTCTTGGCAGATAAATGCTCACTTGAGATAAGGACTTGCCTTGACTTTTGTTTATCGTCATCACAAAACAAACAGCAACAGGAAATTGCCTTCTATTGAAGCGAACTGGAAATTTACTGGAATCTGAAGGCGTAAGTGTAATGCGGGCAATATGCACTTGATTACCTTTATGACTACCACTTAAAACTGTACATCTAATTACGCGAGCCCCTAAATTTGTCACTATTAATTTGGTGCCATTGCATAAGCCACGTGATTGATCAATAATTCTAAGCAACATAACCATAGCACCTCTTTTTAATCTCAATTCATGGTTAGGGAGCCCAAGACATTTAATACTGTTCAAAAATTCTGTGGAGAAAAGGTCACGCTCACCTATAGTTGCATCATCTTTACTGACATCATCAAAGCTTAAGTAAAGTCTCTTTGGCCCATCAATAAGTGATAACACATAATTATTTACATCTTCAACTATTTCATGAGTCCGTGCGAGTATTGCCCTTTCCCGAAGATAATCAGGGTCCCATAACCGATTTTGAAGAGCAGGATAACTGATACCTACTATGGAGGCAATTAGATTTGTCACGTGTTGAATAATTACATCGTCGGGGAACTCTATGTCAACTTCACCATCATTTGGACCCCCGGCCAACCCATCTCCAATTACCAGAATCCCCTCCGAGAATTTCCTTATCTCACCTACATTAGTTTCTACACATCCGACTTCTAAGCGCATATTTCTAGTCAATTTAAGCACCTGAAATTTATGACACGTCTTTAAAAATTTAAAGAAGGTAAAATGTTAATGAATAGCGTTTTAATACCCatttgtaataaagttttgaacaTACCTTACATGAACTCCACAAATATGACGAACAAAGAGACGCATGCACAATGTCATCTCTGCTACCTTTTTGAACAACTGGTAGTGTTTGCCGAAAATCGCCACCAAAAACTACCACTTTACCGTCAAATGGTAGTGTTGCATTACGCGCATCTACAACACGCACAACGTCTTTTAAACTTTTATCAACAGCCTCGAAGCTATGTTTATGAGTCATCGGTGCTTCATCCCATATAATGAGCTTTGATCTGATCAATAGTTCTGCTAAATCACTACCAGGTTTAATTCTGAGGCAAGTGGAG is a genomic window containing:
- the LOC141628552 gene encoding uncharacterized protein LOC141628552, which codes for MTICRWFGYPDLFITFTCNPKWPEITRFVSKRGLNPEDRPDILCRVFKIKLDELMIYFNERHIFGRVRAVASSGIAATLIPDGRTSHSRLGFLLNVTENSTCLRIKPGSDLAELLIRSKLIIWDEAPMTHKHSFEAVDKSLKDVVRVVDARNATLPFDGKVVVFGGDFRQTLPVVQKGSRDDIVHASLCSSYLWSSCKVLKLTRNMRLEVGCVETNVGEIRKFSEGILVIGDGLAGGPNDGEVDIEFPDDVIIQHVTNLIASIVGISYPALQNRLWDPDYLRERAILARTHEIVEDVNNYVLSLIDGPKRLYLSFDDVSKDDATIGERDLFSTEFLNSIKCLGLPNHELRLKRGAMVMLLRIIDQSRGLCNGTKLIVTNLGARVIRCTVLSGSHKGNQVHIARITLTPSDSSKFPVRFNRRQFPVAVCFVMTINKSQGKSLSQVSIYLPRPVFSHGQLYVAISRVISKQGLKLLICDNNKRTSNTTTNVVYTEIFEYL